Proteins found in one Roseovarius pelagicus genomic segment:
- a CDS encoding HvfC/BufC N-terminal domain-containing protein: protein MSVGQAQFREAIFDATRPAPVGLTDGLGRVAGARFDVYRNNVAVGLTEVLQTGFPVIRKLLGEENFQAISGVFLRRHPPTSPVLFQYGSDFPVFLRNFEPLAHLGYLHDVATLEMAIRQSYHAADAVPIPAERLAEIPAEQLGDLRLGFAPALRVLRSPWPLFDLWAYNARDGHPKPRPASQDVMITRPEFDPLPHLLLPGGADFIEALMAGRTLGDAAETAQRSATEFDLTAVLGLMLAGNAITSAEY from the coding sequence ATGAGCGTCGGTCAGGCCCAGTTCCGCGAGGCGATTTTTGACGCCACCCGCCCTGCGCCAGTTGGGTTAACCGACGGTTTGGGCCGGGTCGCTGGTGCGCGGTTTGACGTTTACCGCAATAATGTGGCGGTAGGTTTGACGGAAGTTCTGCAAACCGGGTTCCCGGTAATCCGAAAACTGCTGGGCGAAGAGAATTTTCAGGCCATCAGCGGCGTGTTCCTGCGCCGCCATCCGCCGACATCGCCGGTGCTGTTTCAATATGGCAGCGATTTCCCTGTCTTTCTGAGGAATTTTGAACCGCTGGCGCATCTGGGCTATCTGCATGATGTGGCCACATTGGAAATGGCGATCCGCCAATCCTATCACGCTGCCGACGCCGTACCGATCCCGGCGGAGCGGCTGGCAGAGATACCAGCAGAACAACTGGGTGACTTACGGCTGGGTTTTGCCCCTGCGCTGCGCGTCTTGCGCTCGCCTTGGCCGCTCTTTGATCTGTGGGCGTATAACGCGCGCGATGGCCACCCCAAGCCACGCCCCGCCTCGCAGGATGTGATGATAACCCGACCCGAATTTGACCCCCTGCCGCATCTGCTGCTCCCCGGTGGAGCGGATTTCATTGAGGCCCTGATGGCAGGGCGCACGTTAGGCGACGCTGCCGAGACAGCGCAGCGCAGCGCCACAGAGTTCGATCTGACGGCAGTTCTGGGGCTGATGCTGGCCGGCAACGCCATCACTTCGGCAGAATATTAG
- a CDS encoding DoxX family protein, with the protein MTHIFSIYRSLTATLERQDWLVPTLARIIFAGVLFYYFWQSGVSKIAFDQGIGGWLTPTDGAFAQIFPKAAEAVLYDVDQMTFLQKVIAVAGGWAEILLPLLIVVGLMTRLAAIGMIGFVIVQSLTDVFAHGVKLGMAANDAWFDRYSDGLLMDQRAFWLFLLIVLVIQGAGPLSLDRVLVRRTTTA; encoded by the coding sequence ATGACGCATATTTTCAGTATCTACCGTTCGTTGACCGCCACGCTGGAGCGTCAGGACTGGCTGGTTCCCACGCTGGCCCGGATCATATTTGCGGGGGTGCTGTTCTATTACTTCTGGCAATCGGGCGTGTCCAAGATCGCCTTTGATCAGGGGATCGGGGGATGGCTGACGCCGACGGACGGGGCCTTTGCCCAGATATTCCCCAAGGCTGCCGAGGCTGTTCTGTATGACGTCGACCAGATGACATTCCTGCAAAAGGTGATTGCCGTGGCCGGTGGCTGGGCCGAAATCCTGCTGCCGCTGCTGATCGTGGTTGGTCTGATGACGCGATTGGCGGCGATTGGTATGATCGGCTTCGTGATCGTGCAGTCGCTCACCGATGTCTTTGCCCACGGGGTCAAGCTCGGAATGGCGGCCAACGATGCGTGGTTTGACCGCTATTCGGACGGCCTGCTGATGGATCAGCGGGCGTTCTGGCTGTTTTTGTTGATCGTATTGGTGATCCAAGGTGCGGGACCGCTATCGCTGGACCGGGTGCTGGTGCGCCGCACAACCACGGCCTAG
- a CDS encoding arsenate reductase family protein: MKLYGLKTCDTCRKVLKALPDAVLKDVRADGVPPDVLAAAHAQFGAALLNTRSTTWRGLSATEREEPSLDLLARYPALMKRPLIDVDGTLYLGWGADVQAALRG; this comes from the coding sequence ATGAAACTCTATGGGCTGAAAACCTGTGATACATGCCGCAAGGTATTGAAAGCATTGCCTGATGCGGTTCTGAAAGATGTCCGCGCGGATGGCGTTCCGCCCGATGTTCTGGCTGCGGCTCATGCCCAATTTGGCGCCGCTTTGCTCAACACACGTTCAACCACATGGCGCGGTCTGAGTGCAACCGAGCGTGAAGAACCGTCGTTGGATTTGCTCGCGCGGTACCCGGCATTGATGAAACGACCCCTGATTGACGTGGATGGCACGCTCTATCTGGGCTGGGGGGCAGATGTTCAGGCGGCGCTGCGCGGCTAG
- a CDS encoding cold-shock protein — MPTGTVKWFNTTKGYGFIAPDEGGKDVFVHISAVEQSGLTGLADNQKVSYDLQAGRDGREMASDIKPL, encoded by the coding sequence ATGCCAACTGGCACCGTGAAATGGTTCAACACCACCAAAGGTTACGGGTTCATTGCACCCGATGAAGGCGGCAAGGATGTGTTTGTACATATCTCGGCCGTAGAACAATCCGGGCTGACCGGTCTGGCAGACAATCAGAAGGTCTCGTACGACCTTCAGGCGGGCCGCGACGGACGAGAGATGGCGTCGGATATTAAACCGCTCTAG
- a CDS encoding CTP synthetase yields the protein MGWLITVLHLFIGATLAGIGIIAALVMGHASVPVLLGAALVGFVAAAPVSWLLARKLLRRD from the coding sequence ATGGGCTGGCTGATCACTGTTTTACACCTCTTCATCGGCGCGACTTTGGCCGGGATCGGCATCATCGCGGCGCTGGTGATGGGCCATGCCAGCGTGCCCGTCCTGCTGGGCGCGGCGCTGGTGGGGTTCGTGGCCGCAGCCCCGGTTTCATGGCTTCTGGCGCGCAAACTGCTGCGCCGGGACTGA